From Curtobacterium sp. SGAir0471, the proteins below share one genomic window:
- the rlmN gene encoding 23S rRNA (adenine(2503)-C(2))-methyltransferase RlmN — MATETRTPFEEQRSARPQVRPRTEGWTQAQDSEGRPLLQFASPKRGKPPVHLADMTVEERVEKVKELGLPGFRAKQLSTHYFTHYSSDPATMTDLPAAQREELVAGMLPPLLTETRRLATDKGDTIKFLWKLHDGALVESVLMRYPGRITLCVSSQAGCGMNCPFCATGQAGLTRNMSTAEIVEQIVRANAAIAAGELGGDPRKGGQDRVDAERVTNIVFMGMGEPLANYKRVIEAVRTMIAPQPHGLGMSARGITVSTVGLVPAIKKLADEDIPLTFALSLHAPDDELRDELIPVNSRWKADEAIDAAYEYYAKTGRRVSIEYALIKDMNDHAWRADLLAEKLNARGKGWVHVNPIPLNPTPGSVWTSSEPHVQDEFVRRLNAAGVPTTLRDTRGKEIDGACGQLAAADETDV; from the coding sequence CAGTTCGCGTCACCGAAGCGTGGCAAGCCGCCGGTGCACCTGGCCGACATGACCGTCGAGGAGCGCGTCGAGAAGGTCAAGGAGCTCGGCCTGCCCGGCTTCCGTGCGAAGCAGCTGTCGACGCACTACTTCACGCACTACTCGTCGGACCCGGCGACGATGACCGACCTGCCGGCGGCCCAGCGCGAGGAACTCGTGGCGGGGATGCTGCCGCCGCTCCTCACCGAGACCCGACGCCTGGCGACGGACAAGGGCGACACGATCAAGTTCCTCTGGAAGCTGCACGACGGCGCCCTGGTCGAGTCGGTGCTCATGCGCTACCCCGGGCGCATCACGCTCTGCGTCTCGTCGCAGGCCGGCTGCGGCATGAACTGCCCCTTCTGCGCCACCGGCCAGGCGGGACTGACGCGCAACATGTCGACGGCCGAGATCGTCGAGCAGATCGTCCGGGCGAACGCCGCGATCGCCGCCGGTGAGCTCGGGGGCGACCCGCGGAAGGGCGGGCAGGACCGCGTCGACGCCGAGCGCGTCACGAACATCGTGTTCATGGGCATGGGGGAGCCGCTCGCGAACTACAAGCGCGTGATCGAGGCGGTCCGGACGATGATCGCCCCGCAGCCGCACGGCCTCGGGATGAGTGCCCGCGGCATCACGGTCTCCACCGTCGGGCTGGTACCGGCGATCAAGAAGCTCGCGGACGAGGACATCCCGCTCACCTTCGCGCTGTCCCTGCACGCGCCCGACGACGAGCTGCGCGACGAGCTCATCCCGGTGAACTCGCGGTGGAAGGCCGACGAGGCGATCGACGCCGCGTACGAGTACTACGCGAAGACCGGCCGACGGGTCTCGATCGAGTACGCGCTCATCAAGGACATGAACGACCACGCGTGGCGCGCCGACCTGCTCGCCGAGAAGCTCAACGCCCGCGGCAAGGGCTGGGTGCACGTCAACCCGATCCCGCTCAACCCGACGCCCGGTTCGGTCTGGACCTCGTCGGAGCCCCACGTGCAGGACGAGTTCGTCCGCCGGCTCAACGCCGCCGGCGTCCCGACGACCCTCCGAGACACCCGCGGCAAGGAGATCGACGGGGCTTGCGGTCAGTTGGCTGCGGCCGACGAGACCGACGTCTGA